Proteins from a genomic interval of Sulfurimonas sp. HSL3-2:
- the greA gene encoding transcription elongation factor GreA, which produces MQIQEPMTKYGYEKLQAEINHLKLVERPQTVKDIEEALEHGDLKENAEYHAAKEKQKLIDSKLIELAEMVTNAQIVDPSELEHTRVSFGSTVTLSDMNSGEEVTYTIVGGCESNPDIGLISFNSPLAKQLLGREEGDDVKVKLPSGVKEFEIEEVTYKEIVFECH; this is translated from the coding sequence ATGCAGATACAAGAACCTATGACAAAATATGGATACGAAAAACTTCAAGCAGAGATCAACCATTTAAAACTGGTAGAACGCCCGCAGACGGTAAAAGATATCGAAGAAGCTTTAGAACACGGTGACCTGAAAGAGAATGCCGAATACCATGCAGCAAAAGAGAAGCAAAAGCTGATAGACTCAAAACTTATCGAACTTGCAGAGATGGTTACAAATGCTCAGATAGTCGATCCAAGCGAACTTGAGCATACTCGTGTCAGTTTTGGTTCTACTGTCACGCTTAGCGATATGAACAGCGGCGAAGAGGTGACATATACGATAGTAGGCGGATGTGAAAGCAACCCTGATATAGGTCTTATCTCATTTAACTCTCCGCTTGCAAAACAGCTTCTAGGACGCGAAGAGGGCGACGATGTGAAAGTAAAACTTCCAAGCGGCGTCAAAGAGTTCGAGATCGAAGAGGTAACTTATAAGGAGATAGTATTTGAGTGTCACTAA
- a CDS encoding HAMP domain-containing sensor histidine kinase, whose translation MNRVEIESFIKSFLLFFISITVLVGAVFYLQYKESVKSMDDEIFNRMKVCSFSLNCDDLNLEFIPKDDKVQLYTLYKNDDTLSSYFGITDSDKYLLKFTLGKSHYQERLEKLKNGFLLKFFLLILIIALLSVLFSFYALHPLRKALVLTEELIKDILHDFNTPLSALRLNTSMLKKELQQNSKIERIEQSVQTILNLQSNLKAYLTNTTLQKESFSLKEVVQERVLFIQKLYPKIEFETDIEDKMLTCNKDAFIRILDNLLTNAAKYNKKNGSVFLTCKENVLEIEDTGIGIENPDKVFQRFYKEHDRGIGIGLHIVKKLCDELGIRIALTSEVGTGTSFFLKLDNC comes from the coding sequence TTGAATCGTGTTGAAATTGAATCATTTATAAAGAGTTTTCTGCTCTTTTTTATCTCCATAACCGTTTTGGTCGGGGCTGTCTTTTACCTGCAGTACAAGGAGAGTGTCAAGAGTATGGATGATGAGATATTTAACAGGATGAAGGTGTGCAGTTTCAGCCTTAACTGCGATGACCTGAACTTAGAGTTCATCCCTAAAGACGACAAAGTACAGCTTTATACACTGTATAAAAACGACGATACGCTCTCATCATATTTCGGTATCACGGACTCGGATAAATATCTTCTGAAATTCACTCTTGGCAAAAGCCATTATCAAGAACGACTCGAAAAGTTAAAAAACGGTTTTTTACTGAAGTTCTTTCTTCTTATCCTGATTATAGCCCTGCTCTCAGTACTCTTTTCGTTTTATGCTCTGCATCCACTTAGAAAAGCGCTTGTTCTGACAGAGGAGCTCATCAAAGATATCCTGCATGACTTTAACACTCCGCTCTCAGCACTCAGACTCAATACAAGTATGCTCAAAAAAGAGCTGCAGCAAAACTCCAAGATAGAGCGGATAGAGCAAAGCGTACAGACCATACTAAACCTGCAGTCGAATCTCAAAGCCTACCTTACAAACACTACTCTGCAAAAAGAGAGTTTTTCACTCAAAGAGGTAGTCCAAGAAAGAGTCCTCTTTATTCAAAAACTTTATCCGAAGATAGAGTTTGAAACAGATATAGAAGATAAAATGCTTACATGTAACAAAGATGCATTTATCAGGATTTTAGACAATCTTTTGACAAATGCGGCAAAATACAATAAAAAGAACGGCTCCGTCTTTCTTACATGTAAAGAGAATGTACTGGAGATAGAAGATACGGGCATAGGGATAGAAAATCCCGACAAGGTATTTCAAAGATTTTATAAAGAGCATGACAGAGGGATCGGCATCGGGCTTCACATAGTAAAAAAACTGTGTGACGAACTGGGTATAAGGATAGCACTAACAAGCGAAGTCGGAACAGGGACAAGCTTTTTTTTAAAGCTTGATAACTGCTAA
- a CDS encoding chemotaxis protein, whose translation MKNNSSLKVGSNEMELVDFRIFKQEDGEVYEGIYGVNVAKVREIIRVPVLTELPGVPEFIEGIFDLRGVVIPVVNLARWMGVKIPEDAEKNARVIIAEFNNILIGFIVHEARRIRRINWKDIEPAAFMSNSEALDGSKITGVTRIEDDAVLLILDLETVVQDLGLYKPNIGDIPKDVDTFSGLVLLLDDSSTARKIVKEAVEKMGFDVIEASDGQDGLERLDELYAMYEDDIANHLKLIISDIEMPLMDGFHFAANVKEDGRFKNIPIVFNSSISDHFSEMRGIDAGAEAYLVKFDASKFYDEVARVVRAHMKVGV comes from the coding sequence ATGAAAAACAATTCATCGTTAAAAGTTGGCAGCAATGAGATGGAACTTGTAGACTTTCGTATCTTTAAACAAGAAGACGGCGAAGTCTATGAAGGGATCTACGGCGTCAACGTTGCAAAAGTAAGAGAGATCATCAGAGTTCCCGTTCTTACGGAACTCCCTGGTGTTCCTGAGTTTATCGAAGGGATATTCGATCTTAGAGGTGTCGTGATACCGGTCGTGAATCTGGCTAGATGGATGGGCGTAAAGATCCCTGAAGATGCAGAGAAAAATGCACGTGTCATTATCGCAGAGTTCAACAATATTCTTATAGGTTTTATCGTCCATGAAGCAAGACGTATCCGTCGTATCAACTGGAAAGATATAGAACCGGCAGCATTTATGTCAAATTCTGAAGCACTTGACGGAAGCAAGATCACAGGTGTGACACGTATCGAAGACGATGCAGTACTTTTGATACTCGACCTTGAGACTGTTGTTCAGGACTTAGGACTATACAAACCAAATATCGGCGATATCCCTAAAGATGTCGACACGTTCAGCGGTCTTGTCCTGCTTCTTGATGACAGTTCTACTGCAAGAAAGATCGTTAAAGAAGCAGTTGAAAAGATGGGCTTTGATGTCATAGAAGCAAGTGACGGGCAAGACGGTCTGGAACGTCTTGATGAACTGTATGCTATGTATGAAGACGATATAGCAAACCATCTTAAACTTATCATCTCGGATATAGAGATGCCTTTAATGGACGGTTTCCACTTCGCAGCGAATGTGAAAGAGGACGGCAGGTTTAAAAATATACCTATCGTATTTAACTCATCTATAAGTGATCATTTTAGTGAGATGCGCGGGATAGATGCAGGTGCTGAAGCTTACTTGGTTAAGTTCGATGCTAGTAAATTTTATGACGAAGTCGCTCGTGTTGTACGTGCGCATATGAAGGTAGGAGTGTAG
- a CDS encoding ThiF family adenylyltransferase produces MRYARSEMLFGDDFKKLQDAKILLLGVGGVGSVCLDCLVRTGITDITIVDCDTYDETNQNRQMWSELHLGESKVEALKKHYPTVTAIHVKVDKEWIDSIDFDQYDLVLDAIDDIHAKLYLAQKTYKKLISAVGSAKRLDPTKIEVSTIWKTHGDRFGAKIRYELKKRKFSKNYTVIFSSEPAIVKEKGSFMGVTGAFGLTMCSQAVMRLTGKK; encoded by the coding sequence TTGAGATATGCGAGAAGCGAGATGCTTTTTGGAGATGATTTTAAAAAACTCCAAGACGCAAAGATCCTTCTTTTAGGCGTCGGCGGGGTAGGGAGTGTGTGTCTTGACTGTCTTGTGCGTACAGGTATCACCGACATCACCATCGTGGACTGCGACACATACGACGAGACAAACCAAAACCGCCAGATGTGGTCTGAACTGCATTTGGGAGAGTCGAAAGTAGAGGCTCTAAAAAAGCATTATCCCACTGTAACGGCCATACATGTAAAGGTCGATAAAGAGTGGATAGACAGCATCGACTTCGATCAGTACGATCTGGTGCTTGATGCCATAGACGACATCCATGCAAAGCTCTATCTGGCTCAAAAGACCTATAAAAAACTTATTTCCGCAGTGGGGTCGGCAAAAAGACTTGATCCTACAAAGATAGAGGTCTCTACCATCTGGAAGACTCACGGTGACAGGTTCGGTGCGAAGATCCGATACGAGCTTAAAAAAAGAAAGTTCTCTAAAAACTATACGGTCATCTTTTCAAGCGAACCGGCAATTGTAAAAGAGAAAGGCAGTTTTATGGGAGTCACGGGAGCATTCGGGCTTACTATGTGTTCTCAGGCTGTTATGAGACTAACGGGAAAAAAATAG
- the surE gene encoding 5'/3'-nucleotidase SurE, translated as MKKLKILVTNDDGYEAKGLRCLIEALKDIADLTIVAPATEKSACGHSLTLTRPLRFVNVDDGFHKLDDGTPSDCIYLALNSLFEGTRPDLVISGINRGSNMGEDITYSGTCAGAMEAVLHDIPAIAISQVVDFAVSNNDYTLASKTIRELVLKITDGSFPLPHREFLNVNIPSGVTEAKMVVTYAGYRFYANDAHLHRNPRGEEFYWLGLHPLAFKPREKYSGLCDYDAIEQGYISLTPIHLDLSAYHSMNVLEQWL; from the coding sequence ATGAAAAAATTAAAGATATTAGTAACAAACGATGACGGATATGAGGCAAAGGGTTTACGCTGTTTAATAGAGGCGTTAAAAGATATAGCGGATCTGACTATTGTCGCACCTGCAACGGAGAAATCGGCTTGCGGACACTCGCTTACATTAACACGTCCTTTGAGGTTTGTAAACGTTGACGACGGCTTTCATAAACTTGATGACGGCACGCCGAGCGACTGCATCTACCTTGCACTCAACTCTCTTTTTGAGGGGACAAGACCCGATCTTGTCATTAGCGGTATAAACCGCGGTTCAAATATGGGTGAGGATATCACTTATTCAGGGACTTGTGCGGGTGCGATGGAAGCGGTGCTTCACGACATTCCGGCTATCGCCATTTCGCAGGTGGTCGATTTTGCAGTCTCAAACAACGACTACACGCTGGCATCAAAGACCATAAGGGAACTTGTACTGAAAATAACTGACGGAAGTTTCCCACTTCCACACAGGGAGTTTTTAAATGTCAATATCCCTTCAGGTGTTACAGAAGCAAAGATGGTTGTGACCTATGCAGGTTATAGATTTTACGCAAACGACGCGCACCTTCACCGCAATCCAAGAGGGGAAGAATTTTACTGGCTGGGACTGCATCCCCTTGCTTTCAAGCCAAGAGAGAAGTACAGCGGACTGTGTGATTATGATGCCATAGAACAGGGGTATATCTCTTTAACGCCTATTCATCTCGATCTGAGCGCTTACCACTCTATGAACGTTTTGGAGCAGTGGCTTTGA
- the argC gene encoding N-acetyl-gamma-glutamyl-phosphate reductase — protein MSVTNVAIIGASGYTGLELLKMLINHPHFNITYVANTEGNMTLKELHPSLEGVYECDIQKADIDEVAKVSELVFLALPHKAAMAYVKPLLQKGLKVVDLSADYRLELETYEKHYCEHTDKENLTHAVYGLPELFRDEIKKARLIANPGCYPTSAILGALPFMKYKKEGSAFIVDAKSGVSGAGKKLSDVTHFVNVNDNFFAYNPLGHRHAPEIAEKLNIDFSDVSFVPHLVPATRGMISSIYMQVSGDFDPIEVLKEYYKDEKFVRIRENPVDMKSVAGTHFCDIFAKRNGDTLFISSAIDNLLKGASSAAVANANLMMGYDEHISLPTIAYVP, from the coding sequence TTGAGTGTCACTAATGTAGCCATCATTGGAGCAAGCGGATACACGGGACTAGAGCTCTTAAAGATGCTTATCAACCATCCGCACTTTAATATCACTTATGTTGCAAACACTGAAGGGAACATGACTTTAAAAGAGCTTCATCCTTCGTTAGAGGGTGTCTATGAATGCGATATCCAAAAAGCGGATATCGATGAAGTCGCAAAGGTCAGTGAACTTGTATTTTTAGCACTTCCTCATAAAGCGGCTATGGCTTATGTCAAACCCTTATTGCAAAAAGGGCTGAAAGTCGTGGATCTTTCTGCCGACTATAGACTTGAGCTAGAAACGTATGAGAAACATTACTGCGAACATACGGACAAAGAAAACCTGACTCATGCTGTTTACGGGCTTCCTGAACTGTTTCGTGATGAGATAAAAAAAGCAAGACTTATAGCAAATCCTGGATGTTATCCTACAAGCGCTATACTCGGTGCACTGCCTTTTATGAAGTATAAAAAAGAGGGTTCCGCATTCATAGTCGATGCGAAAAGCGGTGTGAGCGGAGCAGGGAAAAAACTAAGCGATGTCACACATTTTGTAAATGTAAACGATAACTTTTTTGCGTACAATCCTCTGGGACACCGCCATGCTCCGGAGATCGCAGAAAAACTGAATATCGATTTTTCGGATGTGAGCTTTGTACCTCATTTAGTTCCTGCAACACGCGGGATGATCTCATCTATCTATATGCAGGTAAGCGGTGATTTTGATCCTATAGAGGTACTAAAAGAGTACTATAAAGATGAAAAATTTGTACGTATCAGAGAAAATCCTGTCGATATGAAAAGTGTTGCAGGAACGCATTTTTGCGATATCTTTGCTAAAAGAAACGGAGATACTCTGTTTATATCATCTGCAATCGACAACCTTTTAAAAGGCGCATCTTCTGCAGCTGTTGCAAATGCAAATCTAATGATGGGGTATGACGAGCATATATCTCTGCCGACAATAGCTTATGTCCCATAG
- a CDS encoding thiamine biosynthesis protein ThiF gives MDFKEIEKFHPTSRCEGIIGDGCGGGRIFFTDKKSLKVFDPMTKEVIELLNGLDDPKELSKKGCHLFFTCKDEKMTFDLSKMSLV, from the coding sequence GTGGATTTTAAAGAGATAGAGAAGTTTCATCCTACAAGCCGGTGCGAGGGGATCATCGGTGACGGATGCGGCGGCGGACGCATCTTCTTTACGGACAAGAAGTCGTTAAAAGTGTTCGATCCTATGACAAAAGAGGTGATAGAACTTTTAAACGGACTCGATGATCCGAAAGAACTTTCTAAAAAAGGGTGTCACCTTTTCTTTACATGTAAAGATGAAAAGATGACATTCGATCTCTCAAAGATGAGTCTGGTCTAG
- a CDS encoding DUF3187 domain-containing protein, which translates to MRYIYALLFISATLFAYVDSDMDGVEDSLDRCPGTPITDLADAKGCSKQSLVDDNHYDIIVGVGMGQTNYALTPNTDTITSTLQADYYYKDFALQASTSFYDTTSKGYSDSGMNDSVIAASYMLHPSSDVGVRVGAGVILPTYNSDLNNNNTDYIASVNVSRSFGDANIFAGYSYTIINDTDVVNATDTVYYQNTNAYTVGAGYNFTPKLYANLSYFQANSIYKGVQDLKSISAYMFYSIDDNWFFNLSYSRGLSDSTSDSYGNVSLGYYF; encoded by the coding sequence ATGAGATATATATATGCATTACTATTTATAAGTGCAACTCTTTTTGCCTATGTCGACAGCGATATGGACGGAGTAGAAGACAGTCTTGATAGGTGTCCAGGCACACCTATCACGGATCTTGCGGATGCTAAAGGGTGTTCAAAACAAAGTCTGGTGGACGATAACCATTATGACATCATAGTGGGTGTGGGTATGGGTCAGACGAACTATGCACTTACTCCAAACACGGATACTATCACATCTACCCTGCAAGCCGATTACTATTATAAAGATTTCGCTCTTCAGGCTTCGACATCGTTTTATGACACGACAAGCAAAGGATACAGCGACAGCGGAATGAACGACAGTGTCATAGCAGCATCATACATGCTTCATCCCTCAAGCGATGTAGGAGTAAGAGTAGGTGCAGGAGTCATACTTCCGACATATAACTCAGACCTCAACAACAATAATACGGATTATATCGCATCCGTCAATGTAAGCCGTTCTTTCGGTGATGCAAATATATTTGCAGGATACAGCTATACGATCATAAACGATACGGATGTCGTCAATGCGACCGATACCGTGTACTACCAAAACACAAACGCTTACACTGTAGGAGCAGGATACAACTTTACGCCAAAGCTGTATGCGAACCTCTCATATTTTCAGGCGAACAGCATATACAAAGGTGTTCAGGACCTTAAAAGCATCTCTGCATATATGTTTTACAGTATAGACGATAACTGGTTTTTCAATCTCTCCTATTCAAGAGGATTAAGCGATTCAACGAGTGACAGCTACGGCAATGTAAGTCTGGGATATTACTTCTAG
- a CDS encoding response regulator transcription factor encodes MKKNRILLLEDDNNLGETLLELLEESGYEVDLAVDGEEAVEFSYKNSYDLYVFDINVPKLDGLELLDALREADDKTPTIFISAMVDLKTMARGFALGADDYIKKPFFPEELLLRIDAKMQKIKHDIVCGEIRYDPSTKELFKSNERLNLSHMLLLMFDLLILSKGKIVDKDELYECMENPSSSALRVAITKLKQQTGLDIKNIRGVGYSIESC; translated from the coding sequence ATGAAGAAGAACAGGATATTACTCTTAGAAGATGACAATAATCTCGGCGAGACACTTCTTGAACTGCTTGAAGAAAGCGGATATGAGGTCGATCTTGCGGTGGATGGTGAAGAAGCGGTAGAGTTCTCTTACAAAAACAGTTACGACCTTTACGTCTTTGATATAAACGTCCCCAAACTTGACGGTTTAGAACTTCTTGATGCACTTAGAGAGGCAGATGACAAGACTCCGACCATCTTTATAAGTGCGATGGTCGACCTTAAAACGATGGCACGCGGTTTTGCCCTGGGTGCGGATGATTACATAAAAAAACCTTTCTTTCCCGAAGAACTTCTGCTTCGCATCGATGCCAAGATGCAGAAGATTAAGCATGATATTGTCTGCGGTGAAATAAGATACGACCCTTCTACAAAAGAGCTGTTTAAAAGTAATGAGCGTCTGAATCTTAGCCATATGCTGCTTCTGATGTTTGACCTGCTCATACTTTCAAAAGGCAAAATTGTGGATAAAGATGAGCTTTACGAGTGCATGGAAAATCCGTCATCGAGTGCACTTAGAGTCGCCATCACTAAGCTCAAACAGCAGACAGGTTTAGATATAAAAAATATCCGCGGCGTGGGGTACAGCATTGAATCGTGTTGA
- a CDS encoding metallophosphoesterase: protein MSHSFELKKGAFVISDAHYSSHHRPELKALFEDIRSNRLEPTQLILMGDIFDALFAPIPYTQEVNQDMIELLDEISKRIEVIYLEGNHDFCLEGIFENIKIYPLESQPVTCKYEDKTVLLSHGDLGEGMLYKIYTSIIRSRFILYILKYIDILGDHFILKKLDDYLSKKEDCNNFESFLEYITARIGKRFTDRCDYFIEGHFHQNKSFKVDGFTYINLAAFACNQRYFIVQSSQEELLLEVCASKGLS, encoded by the coding sequence ATGTCCCATAGTTTTGAACTTAAAAAGGGAGCATTCGTCATTTCGGATGCTCACTACTCCTCGCATCACCGCCCTGAACTAAAAGCTCTTTTTGAAGATATCCGTTCAAACAGACTGGAACCGACTCAGCTTATCCTTATGGGGGATATCTTTGATGCACTTTTTGCACCTATCCCTTATACGCAGGAAGTAAACCAAGATATGATAGAACTTTTGGATGAGATCTCAAAAAGAATAGAGGTCATCTATCTGGAAGGTAACCACGATTTTTGTCTGGAGGGGATCTTTGAAAACATCAAGATCTATCCATTAGAATCTCAACCCGTTACATGTAAGTATGAAGATAAAACGGTGCTTCTTTCTCACGGTGATCTGGGCGAGGGGATGCTGTACAAAATATACACCTCTATCATACGCAGCCGTTTCATTCTTTATATCTTAAAGTATATAGATATCCTAGGAGATCACTTTATACTCAAAAAACTTGACGATTATCTGTCCAAAAAAGAGGATTGTAATAATTTTGAATCTTTTCTAGAGTATATTACGGCCCGAATCGGCAAAAGATTTACAGACAGATGTGATTATTTTATTGAGGGTCATTTCCATCAAAACAAGAGCTTTAAAGTGGACGGTTTTACCTATATAAACCTGGCTGCTTTTGCTTGTAATCAAAGATATTTTATTGTACAATCGTCGCAAGAAGAACTATTACTAGAGGTCTGTGCCTCTAAGGGATTAAGTTAA
- a CDS encoding EAL domain-containing protein produces the protein MYIKRLISETYESLRLSLIGIVANATALSIIFQDKVDNTLLVSWYITVVMISLMRFISLQLFQTRNHYFTSEKWSDIFTLGVILSALSWGVTPFVFFIPGDYLYQMVFIIILAGLSAGAITALAQFLFNVHIFLIALIVPLLLQLLLQHTTVHLYLALLVFLYLVLLLYVSKKFNKNYTDTARSYFLFEQKRDELLKSEQKYESIFKNVPIGIFFYDTKLIIQEVNQEFIHFLEAPREFLIGLDMNLIKDQRIVPTLKAPFDDIQGFYEGEYRTLYATKDIWISMTTSPIKNADNEVIGAIGIVSDITQRILIQQHVEHQANYDSLTDIPNRISLLKDINKEIIRFKRHGQLFGVIFLDLDRFKNINDSLGHGIGDKLLIETAKRLSNAIRKEDTVARIGGDEFVVLVPDLGTQERPAATKMEHIAHKIHETLNTVFEIDGYSLNISSSIGISLVNDDTEDADDLLKHADIAMYQSKKEGRNTTRFYQNEMDIWVKRRLDIENELRLAIQRDELEVHYQPIVEFSTSGVVGAEALLRWKNGKLGEVFPDEFIPIAEESGLILGIGEWVLSNAVEQFVAWQKQFPHITSFKKIAVNVSTYQFNNKTFLAQVENVIRQSGIKANNLELELTESIIVTDIESVRNKMLKLRELGVNLSIDDFGTGYSSLSYLKMLPFTTLKIDKSFTQDVQDNTDDRELISTIVTIAQNFNLEVVIEGVETYEQYIFTNEKKPQYMQGYYCSRPVSKEQFTVMLDSSNGVCDKLI, from the coding sequence TTGTATATTAAAAGATTGATCAGCGAAACATATGAGAGTTTAAGATTATCCCTGATAGGAATAGTCGCAAATGCGACCGCATTAAGTATTATTTTTCAGGATAAAGTAGATAACACTCTGCTTGTAAGCTGGTATATCACTGTTGTAATGATCAGTTTAATGCGTTTTATATCTCTTCAACTGTTTCAAACTCGAAACCATTACTTTACTTCTGAAAAATGGAGCGATATCTTTACTCTGGGTGTCATTCTGTCCGCTCTTTCATGGGGTGTGACACCATTTGTATTTTTTATCCCCGGTGATTATCTCTATCAGATGGTATTTATCATTATACTTGCAGGACTGAGTGCAGGTGCCATTACCGCCTTGGCACAGTTCCTTTTCAATGTCCATATATTTTTAATCGCTCTTATCGTGCCGCTGCTTCTGCAACTTTTACTGCAGCACACCACCGTACACTTATATCTGGCACTGCTTGTCTTTTTATATCTGGTGCTTTTACTCTATGTCTCAAAAAAATTCAATAAGAACTATACGGATACAGCCAGATCATATTTCCTTTTTGAACAAAAAAGAGACGAACTCTTAAAGTCTGAACAAAAATATGAGAGTATCTTTAAAAATGTCCCTATCGGCATTTTTTTCTACGATACAAAACTGATCATACAAGAGGTCAATCAGGAGTTCATACATTTTCTTGAAGCACCGCGCGAATTTCTTATCGGTCTTGATATGAATTTGATTAAAGATCAGAGAATAGTACCTACTTTAAAAGCGCCGTTTGATGATATTCAAGGCTTTTACGAAGGAGAATATAGAACGTTGTACGCTACAAAGGACATCTGGATCAGTATGACGACCTCTCCAATAAAAAATGCAGACAATGAAGTCATCGGTGCTATCGGGATCGTTTCTGATATCACGCAGAGAATACTTATACAGCAGCATGTAGAGCATCAGGCAAATTATGACTCTTTAACAGACATACCAAACAGAATAAGCCTCTTAAAAGATATCAACAAAGAGATCATACGCTTTAAAAGGCATGGACAGCTTTTTGGAGTCATCTTTTTAGATCTGGACCGTTTCAAAAATATAAACGATTCTTTAGGGCACGGCATTGGAGACAAACTTCTTATAGAAACAGCGAAGAGACTTTCAAATGCGATAAGAAAAGAGGATACCGTGGCCCGTATCGGCGGCGATGAGTTTGTCGTATTAGTACCGGACTTAGGCACACAGGAGAGACCGGCAGCGACTAAGATGGAGCATATCGCCCATAAGATCCATGAAACACTGAACACGGTCTTTGAAATAGATGGGTACAGTCTCAATATCTCCTCAAGTATAGGGATCTCTCTCGTAAACGATGACACAGAAGATGCAGATGACCTGCTAAAACATGCCGATATTGCGATGTATCAATCAAAAAAAGAGGGCAGGAACACTACAAGGTTTTACCAAAATGAGATGGATATCTGGGTAAAAAGACGTCTTGATATAGAAAATGAACTCCGTCTTGCGATACAACGGGATGAACTGGAGGTGCATTACCAGCCGATAGTAGAGTTTTCGACATCAGGTGTCGTAGGTGCAGAAGCACTTCTAAGATGGAAAAACGGTAAGCTCGGAGAGGTGTTTCCAGATGAATTCATACCTATAGCAGAAGAAAGCGGTCTTATCCTTGGCATAGGGGAATGGGTACTTTCCAATGCTGTAGAACAGTTTGTCGCATGGCAAAAACAGTTCCCGCATATAACATCTTTTAAAAAGATTGCCGTAAACGTCAGCACGTATCAGTTCAATAACAAAACATTTCTTGCACAGGTAGAAAATGTGATAAGACAAAGCGGGATAAAAGCCAACAACTTAGAACTGGAACTTACAGAGTCGATCATCGTAACAGATATAGAGTCTGTCCGCAATAAGATGCTCAAGTTAAGAGAGCTGGGTGTCAATCTCTCCATCGATGATTTCGGGACAGGCTATTCATCTCTTTCATATCTGAAGATGCTGCCTTTTACGACACTGAAGATCGATAAATCCTTTACTCAGGATGTGCAGGACAATACGGATGATAGAGAGCTGATAAGCACGATAGTCACCATCGCTCAAAACTTTAATCTTGAAGTCGTCATCGAGGGTGTCGAGACATATGAGCAGTATATTTTCACAAATGAGAAAAAACCACAATATATGCAGGGATATTACTGCTCCAGACCTGTCTCAAAAGAGCAGTTTACAGTTATGCTGGACTCCAGTAACGGAGTTTGTGATAAACTTATCTAA